Proteins co-encoded in one Pseudomonadota bacterium genomic window:
- a CDS encoding response regulator transcription factor, translated as MHVLLVEDDAETAAYVEKGLREIGHTVDVAATGPDGLNLALHCAFDAAVVDRMLPGLDGLSLIAALRAADNRLPVLILSALGQTDHRVEGLHAGGDDYLAKPFAFSELEARLAALARRAGQAPAETALKLGDLEVDLLARKAVRAGRDIALQPKEFALLEYLLRHAGQVVTRTMLLEHVWGYHFDPQTNVIDVHISRLRQKIDKGFEAPLLHTVRGAGYCLRAEA; from the coding sequence ATGCATGTTTTGCTTGTTGAAGATGATGCCGAAACGGCGGCCTATGTCGAGAAGGGCCTGCGTGAGATTGGCCATACGGTAGATGTCGCGGCGACCGGGCCTGACGGCCTCAATTTGGCGCTTCATTGCGCCTTCGACGCCGCTGTGGTGGACCGCATGTTGCCGGGTCTCGATGGGCTTTCACTGATCGCCGCTTTGCGCGCGGCGGACAACCGGCTGCCGGTGCTGATCCTAAGCGCGCTCGGCCAGACCGACCACCGGGTCGAGGGTCTCCATGCCGGCGGCGACGATTATCTCGCCAAACCCTTCGCGTTTTCCGAGCTGGAGGCGCGCCTTGCCGCGCTCGCACGGCGCGCCGGTCAAGCACCGGCGGAGACAGCGCTCAAACTCGGCGATCTTGAGGTCGATCTTTTGGCGCGCAAAGCCGTGCGTGCGGGGCGTGACATAGCATTGCAACCTAAGGAGTTCGCGCTTCTCGAATATCTCCTGCGCCATGCCGGGCAGGTGGTGACACGCACCATGCTGCTCGAACATGTCTGGGGCTATCACTTCGATCCGCAAACCAACGTCATCGACGTCCATATCAGCCGCCTGCGTCAGAAAATCGACAAGGGCTTCGAGGCGCCCCTGCTGCACACCGTGCGCGGCGCAGGATATTGTCTGCGTGCGGAAGCGTAG
- a CDS encoding Do family serine endopeptidase produces MKKSRISTSRKRLLLGSLAGLALLAATSGAISVNGLRAEAPGAQKPHAEAVYMTVNFADVIEAVSPAVVSIEVSRPMHLVSGSMEREEAMPFEEFFKHRRGPQQRGPHSKPHPQPHGNKSSGSGFIIDSGGYVVTNSHVIDGGEEIFVTLMDGTRLAATLIGGDAKSDLALLKIDAPVALPALNFGDSTAMRVGSPVVALGNPFGLGHSATMGIISARGRGIGSGPYDDFLQIDAPINPGNSGGPLFNTQGEVIGVNTAIFSPSGGNVGIGFAIPAALAQDIVADLMDDGKVERAWLGVAIQQLSDEMAESLGIADADGAIVSEVMAGSPAAAAGMMQGDVILSVNDVQVKELRDLTRTIARLKVGAPALLSVWRRGETLTIEAKVGTPSEAKVAAQLPEGDALEALGVRLAALDDAARQNFSIGEEVTGVVVTDLQRSGIAAGRGIRPGDVIVSVGNEAVSAPDEVAAGIRLAEENKRQAVLLLMNRNGQKRYVALPLPKA; encoded by the coding sequence ATGAAGAAATCGCGCATTTCGACATCACGTAAACGGCTGTTGCTGGGCTCCCTGGCCGGCCTGGCTCTGCTCGCCGCGACGTCCGGCGCGATCAGTGTAAATGGCCTCCGAGCCGAAGCGCCTGGCGCGCAGAAGCCACACGCTGAAGCGGTCTATATGACTGTGAATTTCGCCGATGTCATCGAAGCGGTGAGCCCGGCGGTGGTCAGCATTGAAGTCTCGCGCCCGATGCATTTGGTCTCCGGCAGCATGGAGCGCGAAGAGGCGATGCCGTTCGAGGAGTTCTTCAAGCATCGGCGCGGCCCGCAACAGCGTGGCCCGCATTCAAAACCCCACCCCCAGCCGCACGGCAACAAATCCTCCGGCTCCGGCTTCATCATCGATTCGGGCGGCTATGTGGTGACCAACAGCCATGTTATCGACGGCGGTGAGGAAATCTTCGTCACCCTGATGGACGGCACACGGCTTGCTGCAACTCTAATCGGCGGCGATGCCAAAAGCGACCTGGCGCTGTTGAAAATAGACGCCCCGGTGGCGTTGCCGGCGCTGAACTTTGGTGATTCCACTGCGATGCGCGTCGGCAGCCCCGTGGTCGCGCTCGGCAATCCCTTCGGCCTCGGCCACAGCGCCACCATGGGCATTATTTCGGCGCGCGGACGGGGCATCGGCTCAGGCCCGTATGACGATTTTTTGCAAATCGATGCGCCGATCAATCCAGGCAATTCCGGTGGCCCATTGTTCAACACTCAGGGCGAGGTGATCGGCGTCAACACGGCGATCTTTTCGCCGAGCGGCGGCAATGTCGGCATCGGTTTCGCCATCCCCGCAGCGCTGGCCCAGGATATCGTCGCCGATCTCATGGATGACGGCAAAGTCGAGCGCGCCTGGCTCGGCGTCGCCATTCAGCAACTCAGCGATGAGATGGCCGAAAGTCTTGGCATTGCCGATGCAGATGGCGCCATCGTTTCCGAGGTGATGGCCGGCAGCCCAGCCGCCGCCGCCGGCATGATGCAGGGTGATGTGATTCTTTCGGTCAATGATGTGCAGGTGAAGGAATTGCGTGATCTCACCCGCACCATCGCCCGGCTTAAGGTCGGCGCGCCGGCCCTGTTGTCAGTGTGGCGGCGCGGCGAGACCCTCACCATCGAGGCAAAGGTCGGAACGCCGTCGGAAGCAAAGGTCGCCGCCCAGCTGCCAGAAGGCGATGCGCTTGAAGCGTTGGGCGTCAGGCTCGCTGCGCTCGACGATGCGGCGCGGCAAAACTTCAGCATTGGCGAGGAAGTCACCGGCGTCGTGGTCACCGATCTCCAGCGCAGCGGTATTGCGGCGGGCAGAGGGATTCGCCCCGGCGATGTCATCGTCTCGGTCGGCAATGAAGCGGTATCGGCGCCGGATGAAGTCGCTGCCGGCATTCGCTTGGCTGAGGAAAACAAGCGCCAGGCGGTGCTGTTGCTGATGAACCGCAACGGCCAGAAGCGCTACGTCGCGCTGCCCTTGCCAAAGGCATAA
- a CDS encoding HAMP domain-containing sensor histidine kinase: MRKRSASFFRTTGFRFALLYLAPFGASVLVLFGFIYLTSIEIIDSQTNAAIEAEIKGLSEQYRAQGLARLRTIVAERSTPPGDAESIYLLVDPAGNALAGNLRTWPQAARRDGDWLYVSAFDAAKDFDRREFRARSFVLRGNFRLLVGRDIRARGEFQSAMIQSLGWALAVTIALGIAGGYFMSRRMLRRVDGVAAASREIIEGDLSRRMPVSGSGDEFDRLSDTLNHMLAEIEHLLTGMRTVTDSVTHDLKSPLTRLKSSLELALRQSSPEAAETRRAVTRAIAEADAVLATFDALIAIARAEAGTGRAAMESVDLSAVVNDMADLYGPLAEHKSVSLALNIAEGCLITGHRQFLSQAVGNLLDNAVKFTPAGGSIAIALSRDPARLIISDSGPGIPAADHARVLQRFVRLDVSRSAAGSGLGLSLVAGVAKLHGAELELSDSDLSGLSVQLTF; the protein is encoded by the coding sequence GTGCGGAAGCGTAGCGCCAGTTTTTTCCGCACCACCGGGTTCCGCTTCGCGCTGTTGTATCTGGCACCGTTCGGCGCCTCGGTGCTGGTGCTGTTCGGCTTTATCTATTTGACCAGCATCGAGATTATCGATTCACAAACCAACGCCGCCATCGAAGCGGAAATCAAGGGCCTGTCCGAACAATATCGCGCTCAGGGCCTCGCGCGTTTGCGCACCATCGTCGCCGAGCGCAGCACCCCGCCCGGTGACGCCGAAAGTATTTATTTGCTGGTCGATCCGGCGGGCAATGCGCTGGCCGGAAACCTCCGCACCTGGCCGCAGGCAGCACGGCGTGACGGTGATTGGCTTTATGTCTCGGCGTTCGATGCGGCGAAGGATTTCGACCGCCGCGAATTTCGCGCTCGGTCGTTCGTGCTGCGCGGCAATTTCCGCCTCCTGGTCGGCCGCGATATCCGCGCGCGCGGCGAATTTCAAAGCGCCATGATTCAATCACTCGGCTGGGCCTTGGCTGTGACCATCGCGCTCGGCATCGCCGGCGGCTATTTCATGAGCAGGCGCATGCTCAGGCGGGTCGACGGCGTCGCAGCGGCGAGCCGCGAGATCATCGAAGGCGATCTATCGCGCCGCATGCCGGTGAGCGGCAGCGGCGACGAGTTCGATCGCCTCTCGGACACGCTCAACCATATGCTCGCCGAAATCGAACATTTGCTGACCGGCATGCGCACCGTCACCGACAGTGTGACGCATGATCTCAAAAGCCCGCTCACCCGACTGAAGTCGAGCCTAGAGCTGGCCTTGCGCCAGAGCAGCCCTGAAGCGGCGGAAACTCGGCGCGCCGTCACCCGGGCGATCGCCGAGGCCGACGCCGTATTAGCAACCTTCGATGCCCTCATCGCCATCGCCCGCGCCGAAGCCGGGACCGGCAGGGCCGCCATGGAAAGCGTGGACCTTTCCGCCGTGGTCAACGATATGGCCGATCTCTACGGGCCGCTGGCCGAGCACAAAAGCGTCTCCCTGGCTCTGAACATCGCGGAGGGGTGCCTAATTACTGGGCACCGGCAATTTCTCAGCCAGGCGGTGGGCAACCTGCTCGACAACGCGGTCAAATTCACGCCGGCGGGCGGCAGCATCGCGATTGCACTCAGCCGCGATCCAGCTCGGTTGATTATTTCCGATTCCGGTCCGGGCATCCCGGCGGCGGACCACGCGCGTGTTCTGCAGCGCTTCGTCCGTCTAGATGTCAGCCGCAGCGCTGCCGGCAGCGGCCTCGGGCTCAGCCTGGTCGCCGGCGTTGCCAAATTGCACGGCGCGGAATTAGAGCTGTCAGACAGCGATCTGAGCGGGCTCAGCGTCCAATTGACGTTTTAG
- a CDS encoding GFA family protein encodes MTKTSGRCLCGDVTYQYSGPENWSGHCHCESCRRNCSAAMVSFFGVPRAAYSFTGVAPGVYESSPGVRRLFCQRCGTPMAYDADRFKHEIHFYAASLDDPENYAPEFHVHCEEQLAWLNVADDLPRYDKGVVREASD; translated from the coding sequence ATGACTAAGACAAGCGGGCGCTGCCTGTGCGGCGATGTAACATATCAATATAGCGGGCCGGAAAATTGGAGCGGCCATTGCCATTGCGAAAGCTGCCGGCGCAATTGCTCGGCGGCGATGGTCAGTTTCTTCGGTGTCCCGCGCGCGGCCTACAGCTTCACCGGCGTCGCGCCGGGGGTTTATGAATCCTCGCCCGGCGTTCGCCGCCTGTTTTGCCAACGCTGCGGCACGCCGATGGCCTATGACGCAGATCGCTTCAAGCATGAGATACATTTTTACGCCGCCAGCCTCGACGATCCTGAGAATTACGCGCCCGAGTTTCATGTCCATTGCGAGGAGCAGCTTGCTTGGTTGAATGTGGCCGATGACCTGCCCAGATACGACAAGGGCGTGGTGCGCGAAGCTTCGGATTAG
- a CDS encoding trimethylamine methyltransferase family protein yields MSDEAADRLAPKRRRAGGRAANLRGKGAAIAQLPWSLPINSDKPTEPLDEAGVAAIHHGATRVLEEIGIEFLHPEALEILQKAGCKVTGQNVRMDRDFVMTQVALAPTSFTITPRNPGRRIEIGGRNIIFGNVTSPPNCSDLDRGRRAGDRESYRDLIKLTQYFNCMHFAGGYPVEPVDIHPSVRHLDCLHDKLLLSDKAVHAYSLGKERVEDVMEMVRIAGGLTWQEFEETPRMYTNINSTSPLKHDYPMLDGAMRLARRRQPTIVTPFTLAGAMAPVTIAGAVTQSIAEGLAAIVLIQVISPGCPVVIGSFTSNVDMKTGAPAFGTPEYMRATQITGQMARFYGLPLRASNACAANYPDAQAAWESAFSLWAVVSAQVNVVYHAAGWLEGGLCASYEKFIMDCETLQQMIVYMRPVGSSEADIAFDAIKEVGPNGHFFGAQHTQERYENAFYGPFLSDWSNFENWEDAGSVQTPERANRIWKKILAEFEPPPLDAAIAEELDAFVVRRKQEGGAPTDF; encoded by the coding sequence ATGAGTGACGAAGCAGCAGATAGGCTGGCGCCAAAGCGACGGCGGGCCGGTGGGCGGGCGGCGAATTTGCGAGGCAAGGGCGCGGCGATTGCGCAACTGCCGTGGAGCCTGCCGATCAATTCCGACAAGCCGACAGAGCCGCTCGACGAAGCGGGCGTCGCCGCCATCCATCACGGTGCGACGCGCGTGCTGGAAGAAATCGGCATCGAATTTCTACACCCGGAAGCGCTGGAAATATTGCAAAAGGCGGGTTGTAAGGTGACCGGCCAGAATGTCCGAATGGACCGTGACTTCGTGATGACGCAGGTGGCATTGGCACCCACGAGCTTCACCATCACGCCGCGCAATCCTGGGCGGCGCATCGAAATCGGCGGCCGGAATATAATCTTCGGCAATGTCACCAGCCCGCCCAATTGCTCCGACCTCGACCGCGGCCGGCGTGCCGGTGACCGCGAAAGCTACCGCGATCTCATAAAGCTCACGCAATATTTCAACTGCATGCATTTCGCCGGCGGCTATCCGGTGGAGCCGGTAGATATTCACCCCTCGGTGCGCCATCTCGATTGCCTGCACGACAAGCTGTTGCTGAGCGACAAGGCGGTGCACGCCTATAGCCTCGGCAAGGAGCGCGTCGAGGATGTGATGGAAATGGTGCGTATCGCCGGCGGCCTAACCTGGCAGGAATTCGAAGAAACGCCGCGCATGTACACCAACATCAACTCGACCTCGCCCTTGAAGCATGACTATCCGATGCTCGACGGCGCCATGCGCCTGGCGCGTCGTCGCCAGCCCACCATCGTCACGCCGTTTACCCTGGCCGGCGCCATGGCACCGGTCACCATCGCCGGCGCGGTGACACAGTCGATAGCCGAAGGGCTCGCCGCCATCGTGCTCATTCAAGTGATCTCGCCGGGCTGCCCGGTGGTGATCGGCAGCTTTACCTCGAACGTTGACATGAAAACCGGCGCGCCGGCCTTCGGCACTCCGGAATATATGCGGGCGACGCAGATCACCGGCCAGATGGCGCGATTTTATGGGCTGCCGCTGCGCGCTTCAAACGCCTGTGCCGCCAATTATCCGGACGCTCAGGCCGCCTGGGAAAGCGCGTTTTCACTGTGGGCGGTAGTCTCGGCGCAGGTGAATGTGGTTTATCACGCCGCCGGCTGGCTCGAAGGCGGCCTCTGCGCATCCTATGAGAAATTCATTATGGACTGTGAGACCTTGCAGCAGATGATCGTTTATATGCGGCCGGTCGGCAGCAGCGAGGCGGATATCGCGTTCGATGCGATCAAGGAAGTTGGGCCGAACGGGCATTTCTTTGGCGCCCAGCATACGCAAGAGCGCTATGAGAACGCTTTCTACGGTCCGTTCCTTTCAGACTGGTCGAATTTTGAAAACTGGGAAGACGCCGGCTCCGTGCAGACGCCGGAGCGCGCCAACCGCATCTGGAAAAAGATCCTCGCCGAGTTCGAGCCACCGCCGCTTGACGCAGCCATCGCCGAGGAGCTGGACGCCTTCGTTGTCCGGCGCAAGCAAGAAGGTGGTGCACCAACCGATTTTTAG